The following are from one region of the Betaproteobacteria bacterium genome:
- a CDS encoding cupin domain-containing protein, whose translation MNSPIAQAEAELFRTQSPYAQRARYRSGENGFDFSWPEVPMRQFLAERDRAIAAAAPTGLIPLDSSDVLACGYPATTPTLLCRYFRIRPGELLQTSFVAAGEIFYVMAGAGESSNGGDVVSWHAGDVFCFPGGARTVHTAGSESCVLFGVTDEPLLAFQRLRPPSREQAVFATTHWPSEEIESRFDAVWARPITAQTTGSSIQFTSAELAPTYNTSPAINCAINTLAPECDQRAHRHNGAAVTLAIQGDGIHSMIDRQRVDWSTGAAQITPATKLHSHHNKGTQRMRSFVIQDEGLHFYTRTVGFSFD comes from the coding sequence ATGAACAGTCCTATCGCACAAGCCGAAGCAGAACTCTTTAGGACGCAGTCCCCCTACGCCCAGCGTGCCCGCTACAGATCGGGCGAGAATGGTTTCGATTTCTCCTGGCCGGAGGTACCCATGCGTCAGTTCTTGGCGGAACGCGACCGGGCCATTGCCGCCGCCGCCCCCACGGGGTTGATCCCGCTGGATTCCTCGGACGTGCTCGCGTGCGGCTATCCCGCCACCACGCCCACGTTGCTGTGCCGCTACTTCAGAATTCGCCCCGGCGAGTTGTTGCAAACAAGCTTTGTCGCGGCTGGCGAGATCTTCTACGTGATGGCAGGCGCGGGAGAAAGCTCCAATGGAGGCGATGTCGTTAGCTGGCACGCGGGCGATGTATTTTGTTTTCCTGGCGGTGCGCGCACTGTGCACACGGCGGGTAGTGAATCCTGCGTGCTTTTCGGAGTGACGGATGAACCGCTGCTTGCCTTTCAACGTCTGCGTCCCCCTTCTCGCGAGCAAGCCGTATTCGCCACGACCCATTGGCCCTCGGAGGAAATCGAGAGCCGCTTCGATGCAGTGTGGGCGCGACCCATAACCGCTCAAACGACGGGCTCATCCATTCAATTCACCAGCGCGGAATTAGCGCCCACCTATAACACCAGTCCCGCCATCAATTGCGCCATCAACACCCTTGCCCCCGAATGCGACCAGCGAGCGCACCGTCACAACGGCGCGGCGGTGACGCTCGCCATACAAGGCGATGGCATTCATTCCATGATCGATCGCCAGCGCGTGGACTGGTCCACGGGCGCTGCGCAAATCACACCGGCCACCAAGTTACACTCGCATCACAACAAGGGCACGCAGCGAATGCGCTCCTTCGTCATCCAAGACGAGGGACTGCACTTTTACACTCGTACCGTTGGATTCAGTTTCGATTAG